A genome region from Ottowia testudinis includes the following:
- a CDS encoding aldo/keto reductase encodes MTPLRALGTALPPVFPVGLGLMGMSEFYGASDDAQSLATLARALDLGVTLLDTADTYGLGHNESLLGRFIAQGGAQRRARAVVATKFGIVRMAGAYERRIDNSPAYIRAACEASLQRLDLEQIDLYYCHRRDPAVPIEDVVGAMANLVRAGKVKAIGLSEVNAGTLRRAHAVHPITALQSEYSLWTREPEREMLPLCRELGIAFVAYSPLGRAMLTGTLDTATLDAGDFRAHNPRFQGAAGAANARLVAQLGGLASEWGLTSAQLALAWLLHKQPHVVPIPGTRRTQRLQENTAAASVRLSADQMAAIEAVFAPGAAQGGRYAAAGWVGMETSG; translated from the coding sequence ATGACCCCGCTTCGCGCCCTCGGCACCGCGCTGCCACCGGTTTTCCCCGTCGGTCTGGGGCTGATGGGCATGAGCGAGTTCTACGGCGCCAGCGACGACGCCCAATCGCTGGCCACGCTGGCGCGCGCGCTCGATCTCGGCGTGACACTGCTGGACACCGCCGACACCTATGGCTTGGGCCACAACGAATCGCTGCTGGGGCGCTTCATCGCCCAGGGTGGCGCCCAGCGCCGCGCCCGCGCGGTGGTGGCGACCAAGTTCGGCATCGTGCGCATGGCCGGGGCTTACGAACGCCGCATCGACAACTCGCCCGCGTACATCCGCGCCGCGTGCGAGGCATCGCTGCAGCGCCTGGATCTGGAGCAAATCGACCTGTACTACTGCCACCGGCGCGATCCGGCGGTGCCGATCGAGGACGTGGTGGGCGCCATGGCGAATCTGGTGCGTGCCGGCAAGGTAAAAGCCATCGGCCTGTCCGAAGTCAACGCCGGCACGCTGCGCCGCGCCCACGCCGTGCACCCCATCACCGCGCTGCAAAGCGAGTATTCGCTGTGGACGCGCGAGCCGGAGCGCGAGATGCTGCCGCTGTGCCGCGAACTCGGGATCGCCTTCGTCGCCTACAGCCCGCTCGGCCGCGCCATGCTGACCGGGACGCTCGACACGGCAACGCTGGACGCGGGCGACTTTCGCGCCCACAACCCGCGCTTTCAGGGCGCCGCGGGCGCGGCCAACGCGCGGTTGGTGGCGCAGCTGGGTGGCCTTGCGAGCGAGTGGGGGCTGACTTCAGCGCAACTGGCGCTGGCCTGGCTGCTGCACAAGCAGCCGCACGTGGTGCCCATCCCTGGCACGCGGCGCACCCAGCGCCTGCAAGAAAACACCGCCGCCGCCAGCGTGCGCCTGAGCGCCGATCAAATGGCCGCCATCGAAGCCGTGTTCGCCCCCGGCGCGGCGCAGGGCGGGCGCTACGCGGCGGCGGGCTGGGTGGGGATGGAAACCAGCGGCTGA
- a CDS encoding LysR family transcriptional regulator, which yields MSITNPALPDAPLAELQVFAAVAEAGGFRAAATRLGVTPSALSHGLRKLETRLGVRLLHRTTRSVAPTEAGARLLATLAPALAEIRQAVGAAVAAARTPQGQIRLTAPRAAAHLVLMPLIARFLAEYPRMAVELSCDEALVDIVAAGFDAGLRFGESLQADMVALPVGAPQRFTVVASPDYLACHGAPADPAQLTAHACIKLRFPSGRLYAWQFVRAGRVFEVQVPGAFTVNDQAALLQAAEAGLGLAYTYCGHAAPLLARGRLVAVLPDWLPPAEQLYLYYPSRRLQPAGFQALLEVVKRGGADVAAPSS from the coding sequence ATGAGCATCACCAATCCCGCCCTCCCCGATGCCCCGCTGGCCGAGTTGCAAGTGTTTGCGGCCGTGGCCGAGGCGGGCGGCTTTCGCGCCGCCGCCACACGGCTGGGGGTAACGCCTTCGGCCCTCAGCCACGGCCTGCGCAAGCTCGAAACGCGCCTGGGCGTGCGCCTGCTGCACCGCACCACGCGCAGCGTGGCGCCGACCGAGGCCGGGGCACGGCTGCTGGCCACGCTGGCGCCGGCGCTGGCCGAGATTCGGCAGGCGGTGGGCGCGGCGGTGGCCGCTGCGCGGACGCCGCAAGGGCAGATTCGCCTGACGGCGCCACGCGCGGCGGCGCACCTGGTGCTGATGCCGCTCATCGCGCGCTTTCTGGCCGAATACCCGCGCATGGCGGTGGAGCTGAGCTGCGACGAGGCGCTGGTCGACATCGTGGCCGCGGGCTTTGACGCCGGGTTGCGCTTTGGCGAAAGCCTGCAGGCCGACATGGTGGCGCTGCCGGTGGGCGCGCCGCAGCGCTTCACGGTGGTGGCGTCGCCCGATTACCTGGCGTGCCACGGCGCGCCCGCCGATCCGGCGCAGCTCACGGCGCATGCGTGCATCAAGCTGCGCTTTCCGAGTGGGCGCTTGTATGCGTGGCAATTCGTGCGCGCGGGGCGCGTATTCGAGGTGCAGGTGCCAGGCGCTTTCACCGTCAACGATCAGGCGGCGCTGCTGCAGGCGGCCGAAGCGGGCCTGGGTCTGGCTTACACCTATTGCGGCCACGCCGCGCCACTGCTGGCGCGGGGCCGGCTGGTCGCGGTGCTGCCGGACTGGCTGCCGCCGGCCGAGCAGCTGTATCTGTATTACCCGAGCCGCCGGCTGCAGCCGGCGGGATTTCAGGCGCTGCTGGAGGTGGTCAAGCGCGGCGGCGCTGACGTTGCCGCGCCGTCAAGTTGA